One Amorphoplanes digitatis genomic window carries:
- a CDS encoding calcium-binding protein — protein MPRIAWPAAACVALSTMAAVGTVASPALAATSGVASVTSATKVQYKAASGKQNKVVITRSGNTITIDDKVAVSAGKGCKKVKGDKTKVRCTTKKAPTRVTIYTYGRNDVIVNNSDVRMSAYGGSGNDTITGGSLGDRIQAGSGNDKADGRGGKDTLWGMTGNDTLRGGTGGDQLWGLEGNDKLYGDAGGDDLTGGLGRDHLDGGADTDWLYGDDELGVAADVLLGGSGTDVASYTSSTKAVVIDADGVTGDDGQAGEHDTIGADVESLFGGPGNDRITGGAGDGSFMGGDGNDVIHGGVGNDWIVGGEGQDKIYGDAGDDSLDGGDYDKHVVDLLNGGSNTEYGDHCEKAKKDTLVGCEN, from the coding sequence ATGCCCCGAATCGCCTGGCCGGCGGCCGCCTGTGTCGCCCTGTCCACCATGGCCGCGGTCGGGACGGTCGCCTCTCCCGCGCTGGCGGCCACCAGCGGGGTGGCCTCGGTGACCTCCGCCACGAAGGTCCAGTACAAGGCGGCGAGCGGCAAGCAGAACAAGGTGGTGATCACGCGCTCCGGCAACACGATCACGATCGACGACAAGGTCGCGGTCAGCGCCGGCAAGGGCTGCAAGAAGGTCAAGGGCGACAAGACCAAGGTCAGGTGCACCACGAAGAAGGCACCCACCCGGGTCACGATCTACACCTACGGCCGCAACGACGTGATCGTCAACAATTCGGACGTGCGGATGAGCGCGTACGGCGGAAGCGGCAACGACACCATCACCGGCGGCTCGCTGGGCGACCGGATCCAGGCCGGCAGCGGAAACGACAAGGCCGACGGCCGGGGCGGCAAGGACACCCTCTGGGGTATGACCGGCAACGACACCCTGCGCGGCGGCACCGGCGGCGACCAGCTGTGGGGCCTCGAGGGCAACGACAAGCTCTACGGCGACGCAGGTGGGGACGACCTCACCGGCGGACTGGGCCGGGACCACCTCGACGGCGGCGCGGACACCGATTGGCTGTACGGCGACGACGAACTCGGGGTCGCCGCGGACGTCCTGCTCGGTGGATCCGGCACCGACGTGGCCAGCTACACCAGCTCCACCAAGGCGGTCGTCATCGACGCCGACGGCGTCACGGGCGACGACGGGCAGGCCGGTGAGCACGACACCATCGGCGCCGACGTCGAGTCCCTCTTCGGCGGCCCGGGCAACGACCGGATCACCGGAGGCGCCGGAGACGGCTCGTTCATGGGCGGCGACGGCAACGACGTGATCCACGGCGGCGTCGGCAACGACTGGATCGTCGGCGGCGAGGGCCAGGACAAGATCTACGGCGATGCCGGCGACGACTCCCTGGACGGCGGCGACTACGACAAGCACGTCGTCGACCTACTGAACGGTGGTAGCAACACCGAATACGGCGACCACTGCGAGAAGGCGAAGAAGGACACCCTGGTCGGGTGCGAAAACTGA
- a CDS encoding GNAT family N-acetyltransferase: MRIERVEDAAAVHSAADLFDEPPLAAATERFLASPDHHLLFAYDGDRAVGMISGVEMTHPDKGTEMFVYELGVAPAARLQGIGAALVRALADLARERGCYGMWVGTETDNEAAQATYRRAGATEEAPFVLLNWDLIAEAG; the protein is encoded by the coding sequence ATGCGCATCGAGCGGGTCGAGGACGCCGCGGCCGTGCACAGTGCCGCCGACCTTTTCGACGAGCCGCCGCTGGCGGCGGCGACCGAGAGGTTCCTCGCGAGCCCGGACCACCATCTGCTGTTCGCCTACGACGGCGACCGCGCGGTCGGCATGATCTCGGGGGTCGAGATGACCCATCCGGACAAGGGCACGGAGATGTTCGTCTACGAGCTCGGCGTGGCGCCGGCCGCCCGGCTACAGGGCATCGGCGCCGCGCTCGTCCGGGCGCTGGCGGACCTCGCCCGCGAGCGCGGCTGCTACGGCATGTGGGTCGGCACAGAGACCGACAACGAGGCCGCGCAGGCCACCTACCGCCGGGCCGGCGCCACCGAGGAGGCCCCGTTCGTGCTGCTCAACTGGGACCTCATCGCGGAGGCCGGGTAG
- a CDS encoding ABC transporter ATP-binding protein gives MATVTYEKASRIYPGQERPAVNELDLEIGDGEFLVLVGPSGCGKSTSLRMLAGLEDVDRGRILIQGKDVTNLPPKSRDIAMVFQNYALYPHMSVYENMAFALKLRKTPKAEIDRRVKEAAALLQLDEYLSRKPKALSGGQRQRVAMGRAIVREPQVFLMDEPLSNLDAKLRVQTRSQIATLQAKLGITTVYVTHDQVEAMTMGHRVAVMLDGVLQQCDTPRVLYDNPGNVFVAGFIGSPAMNLKTVPLIESGAAFAELAVPLTREQVAAAKDEGGKVTIGFRPEATDLVSPTAGGLPIVVDLVEDLGSDANVYGHAALDGGQERFVVRTDRRSMPTMGETVFIKPQTNQVHVFHATTGQRI, from the coding sequence ATGGCTACGGTCACCTACGAGAAGGCCTCCCGGATCTATCCCGGCCAGGAGCGCCCCGCGGTCAACGAGCTCGACCTCGAGATCGGCGACGGCGAGTTCCTGGTTCTGGTCGGCCCGTCCGGTTGCGGCAAGTCCACCAGCCTGCGGATGCTCGCCGGCCTCGAGGACGTGGACCGGGGCCGCATCCTCATCCAGGGCAAGGACGTCACGAACCTCCCCCCGAAGTCCCGCGACATCGCGATGGTCTTCCAGAACTACGCTCTGTACCCGCACATGTCGGTGTACGAGAACATGGCGTTCGCCCTGAAGCTGCGCAAGACCCCGAAGGCGGAGATCGACCGCCGGGTCAAGGAGGCCGCCGCGCTGCTCCAGCTCGACGAGTACCTGAGCCGTAAGCCGAAGGCGCTCTCCGGCGGTCAGCGCCAGCGCGTCGCGATGGGCCGCGCGATCGTGCGTGAGCCGCAGGTGTTCCTCATGGACGAGCCCCTGTCGAACCTCGACGCCAAGCTCCGCGTGCAGACCCGGTCGCAGATCGCGACCCTCCAGGCCAAGCTGGGCATCACCACCGTCTACGTGACCCACGACCAGGTCGAGGCCATGACGATGGGCCACCGGGTCGCGGTCATGCTCGACGGCGTACTCCAGCAGTGCGACACCCCCCGGGTGCTCTACGACAACCCGGGCAACGTCTTCGTCGCCGGCTTCATCGGCTCCCCGGCCATGAACCTCAAGACCGTCCCGCTGATCGAGTCGGGTGCGGCGTTCGCCGAGCTCGCCGTGCCGCTGACCCGCGAGCAGGTCGCGGCGGCCAAGGACGAGGGCGGCAAGGTGACCATCGGCTTCCGGCCCGAGGCGACCGACCTGGTCTCCCCGACCGCGGGCGGCCTGCCGATCGTCGTCGACCTGGTCGAGGACCTCGGCTCGGACGCCAACGTCTACGGCCACGCGGCCCTCGACGGCGGCCAGGAGCGGTTCGTGGTCCGCACCGACCGGCGCTCGATGCCGACCATGGGCGAGACGGTGTTCATCAAGCCGCAGACCAACCAGGTGCACGTGTTCCACGCCACCACCGGCCAGCGGATCTGA
- the rlmB gene encoding 23S rRNA (guanosine(2251)-2'-O)-methyltransferase RlmB produces the protein MPGNSFNASKRVTSKKGAAAGSGGKNRAGLKGRGKTLPADERPWHKGYSGTEKLPDKTARKQDKERRAAAAEGRAPKVGIPGSKDTTWGRGGGRAAGRPAPQRGGRVQGRSGPRIAPGRRSNPTKEGPELLLGRNPVTEALRAGIPATALYVAHGIDIDDRVSEIVRTSGDRGIPILEISRLELDRMTGGVLHQGIGLQVPPFAYENFDDLVAAAMEQTAPLLVALDGVTDPRNLGAVIRSVAAFGAHGVFMTERRAAGITATAWRTSAGAAARVPVSQVVNLTRAIKAAQQAGFTAIGLDADGETDLYQLEAAVGPLLVVVGSEGRGLSRLVGETCDLRVSIPMMSEVESLNASVAAAVTLAEVARRRVYG, from the coding sequence ATGCCCGGAAATTCCTTCAACGCGAGCAAGCGCGTCACCTCCAAGAAGGGCGCGGCGGCCGGCTCCGGCGGCAAGAACCGGGCGGGCCTCAAGGGCCGGGGCAAGACCCTGCCCGCCGACGAGCGCCCGTGGCACAAGGGCTACTCGGGCACCGAGAAGCTCCCCGACAAGACCGCCCGCAAGCAGGACAAGGAGCGGCGCGCCGCCGCTGCCGAGGGCCGGGCGCCCAAGGTCGGCATCCCGGGCAGCAAGGACACCACCTGGGGCCGGGGCGGCGGCCGTGCCGCCGGCCGGCCGGCTCCGCAGCGCGGCGGCCGGGTGCAGGGCCGCAGCGGGCCGCGGATCGCACCCGGGCGGCGCTCGAACCCGACAAAGGAGGGCCCGGAGCTGCTGCTCGGGCGCAACCCGGTGACCGAGGCGCTGCGCGCGGGGATTCCGGCGACGGCCCTCTACGTGGCGCACGGCATCGACATCGACGACCGGGTCTCCGAGATCGTCCGGACCTCCGGTGACCGGGGCATCCCGATCCTGGAGATCAGCCGCCTCGAGCTCGACCGGATGACCGGCGGAGTCCTGCACCAGGGCATCGGCCTCCAGGTGCCGCCGTTCGCGTACGAGAACTTCGACGACCTCGTGGCCGCGGCGATGGAGCAGACCGCGCCGCTGCTCGTCGCCCTCGACGGCGTGACGGACCCGCGCAACCTGGGCGCCGTGATCCGTTCGGTTGCCGCGTTCGGCGCGCACGGCGTCTTCATGACCGAGCGCCGGGCGGCCGGCATCACCGCGACCGCGTGGCGCACCAGCGCCGGCGCGGCCGCGCGGGTGCCGGTGTCGCAGGTGGTCAACCTGACCCGGGCGATCAAGGCGGCCCAGCAGGCCGGCTTCACCGCGATCGGGCTGGACGCCGACGGCGAGACGGACCTCTACCAGCTCGAGGCCGCGGTCGGCCCGCTGCTTGTCGTGGTCGGCTCCGAGGGCCGGGGCCTGTCCCGCCTGGTCGGCGAGACCTGCGACCTGCGGGTGAGCATCCCGATGATGTCCGAAGTGGAGTCGCTGAACGCCAGCGTCGCCGCCGCGGTCACCCTGGCCGAGGTCGCCCGCCGCCGCGTATACGGGTAG
- a CDS encoding Hsp70 family protein, with product MTDGFVLGVDLGTSHTVAMLRWPDGRTRPLLFDGQPLLPSAGYLDTTGRLHVGRDAVRLGQAEPGRLEPNPKRHVDAETVLLGGAEVPTADLLAALLGAVAREAVAATGFLPPAVLTYPAAWGSRRRSVLTTALARAGWPSTTRLVAEPIAAARYFADVLRRPVPVGSALAVFDFGGGTLDIAVVRNEGVTPQGQPRFAVAASGGVDDLGGLDLDAALVAHLGTTLEKDEPAAWAALTEPVTLAQWRARRQFWEDVRGAKEMLSRTALAPVPVPGVEQAVRLTREEFEAAAGPLLRRGVAEAGSVLRAAGLDPADLAGLFLVGGSSRVPLVARLLHSELGIAPTVLEQPELPVAEGAIIASAAPSSDAAPAPAAGAAPAAAVAAEAARTPAEPMRAAAVPPATDTMAPGGQPEAVAPAPPASGNGAAPPVARPAGDQPNYAEPVDPWATGEAAAFGNAGGPVLHPVSGAPHSHTPADPVSPPAAPWLASTQPEPAPKLPAYRRKGLWIVAAGTVAVLGIAATAVVRFWPGYPALDYRPLTDEHRIKPVAPISSAFNATALRGGRAYFASADDKGTLGVVAAATDSGEKAWSSVEAGTAARWEHFFTLPDAVVAITDTDSVTSTRRMVLLDPGKGGKLWDRTVGRDDGLVFAGDKVVLVDRTENRLVGLEVGDQGKVGWEHKSPKSEYGTTTTKVIVATTEADLDGPATGAGVPFAEPLDDDDRIVQIGADRSAQVIDASTGDVSAGPRQSVADPDDEVVAHNGRLVVSESGDSHRLVAYDLAKLDEPRVLYTAPNANTRFDHLTACGADRICVVETTASDAKTAQVVAVDATGKGTVWRRTVADVNGLVPVGEAVLATRNTSPEQTSLLDADGRVAWTRGGVVGRLDGGNMLQFSKALSTSADDPGLAGEHLGDDPVPLGSLDGVRSSTCSWDASHLACVADEDFVIQRFAG from the coding sequence ATGACCGACGGCTTTGTGCTCGGCGTTGATCTGGGCACTTCGCACACGGTCGCGATGCTGCGCTGGCCGGACGGCCGCACCCGGCCGCTGCTCTTCGACGGCCAGCCGCTGCTGCCCTCGGCCGGCTATCTCGACACGACGGGCCGGCTGCACGTCGGCCGTGACGCTGTCCGCCTCGGCCAGGCCGAGCCGGGCCGCCTCGAGCCGAACCCGAAGCGGCACGTCGACGCCGAGACGGTGCTGCTCGGCGGCGCCGAGGTGCCGACGGCCGACCTGCTGGCGGCGCTGCTGGGCGCGGTGGCCCGCGAGGCCGTCGCCGCGACGGGCTTCCTGCCGCCCGCCGTGCTGACCTATCCGGCGGCGTGGGGGTCGCGCCGCCGGTCGGTGCTGACCACCGCCCTGGCCCGCGCGGGCTGGCCGTCGACGACCCGGCTGGTGGCCGAGCCGATCGCCGCGGCCCGCTACTTCGCGGACGTCCTGCGCCGCCCGGTGCCGGTCGGGTCGGCGCTCGCGGTCTTCGACTTCGGCGGCGGCACGCTGGACATCGCCGTCGTCCGCAACGAGGGCGTGACGCCGCAGGGGCAGCCGCGCTTCGCCGTCGCGGCCTCCGGCGGCGTCGACGACCTCGGCGGCCTCGACCTCGACGCGGCCCTGGTCGCGCACCTCGGCACGACGCTGGAGAAGGACGAGCCCGCCGCCTGGGCCGCGCTGACCGAGCCGGTCACGCTCGCACAGTGGCGGGCCCGGCGCCAGTTCTGGGAAGACGTACGCGGGGCCAAGGAGATGCTGTCCCGCACGGCGCTCGCCCCGGTTCCGGTGCCGGGAGTCGAGCAGGCGGTGCGGCTGACGCGCGAGGAGTTCGAGGCGGCGGCCGGGCCGCTGCTGCGCCGCGGCGTGGCCGAGGCGGGCTCGGTGCTGCGCGCCGCGGGCCTGGACCCGGCCGACCTGGCCGGGTTGTTCCTGGTCGGCGGCTCGTCCCGGGTGCCACTCGTGGCACGCCTGCTGCACAGCGAGCTTGGCATCGCGCCGACGGTGCTGGAGCAGCCCGAGCTGCCGGTTGCCGAGGGCGCCATCATCGCGAGCGCGGCACCGTCCTCGGACGCCGCACCCGCCCCGGCCGCGGGCGCGGCACCGGCCGCCGCGGTGGCCGCGGAGGCGGCGCGGACGCCGGCCGAGCCGATGCGGGCGGCCGCGGTTCCCCCGGCGACGGACACGATGGCACCCGGCGGCCAACCCGAGGCGGTCGCCCCGGCCCCGCCCGCGAGCGGCAACGGCGCGGCGCCGCCGGTGGCCCGGCCCGCCGGGGACCAGCCCAACTATGCCGAGCCCGTCGACCCGTGGGCCACCGGTGAGGCGGCCGCGTTCGGCAACGCGGGCGGGCCGGTGCTGCACCCGGTCTCCGGCGCACCGCATTCGCACACCCCCGCCGACCCGGTGTCGCCCCCGGCCGCGCCGTGGCTGGCCTCGACGCAACCCGAGCCGGCGCCGAAGCTCCCCGCGTACCGGAGGAAGGGTCTTTGGATCGTCGCGGCCGGGACCGTCGCGGTGCTCGGCATCGCCGCGACCGCCGTCGTGCGGTTCTGGCCCGGCTACCCCGCGCTGGACTACCGGCCGCTCACCGACGAGCACCGGATCAAGCCGGTCGCGCCCATCAGCTCGGCGTTCAACGCGACCGCCCTGCGCGGCGGGCGCGCCTACTTCGCCAGCGCCGACGACAAGGGGACGCTCGGCGTCGTCGCGGCCGCCACCGACAGCGGCGAGAAGGCCTGGAGCAGCGTCGAGGCCGGCACCGCCGCCCGCTGGGAGCATTTCTTCACGCTGCCGGACGCGGTGGTCGCGATCACCGACACCGACTCGGTCACCAGCACGCGGCGCATGGTGCTGCTCGACCCCGGCAAGGGCGGCAAGCTGTGGGACCGCACGGTCGGCCGCGACGACGGCCTGGTCTTCGCCGGCGACAAGGTCGTGCTTGTCGACCGGACGGAGAACAGGCTCGTCGGGCTCGAGGTCGGCGACCAGGGCAAGGTCGGCTGGGAGCACAAGAGCCCCAAGTCCGAGTACGGCACGACGACCACCAAGGTCATCGTGGCGACCACCGAGGCCGACCTGGACGGGCCCGCGACCGGCGCCGGGGTGCCGTTCGCCGAGCCGCTCGACGACGACGATCGGATCGTGCAGATCGGCGCCGACCGGTCCGCCCAGGTCATCGACGCGTCGACCGGCGACGTGTCGGCCGGGCCGCGGCAGAGCGTCGCCGACCCGGACGACGAGGTGGTCGCGCACAACGGCCGGCTCGTCGTGTCCGAGTCCGGCGACTCGCACCGGCTCGTCGCCTACGACCTGGCGAAGCTCGACGAGCCGCGGGTGCTCTACACGGCGCCGAACGCGAACACCCGGTTCGACCACCTGACCGCCTGCGGCGCCGACCGGATCTGCGTGGTCGAGACGACGGCATCCGACGCCAAGACCGCGCAGGTGGTGGCGGTCGACGCCACCGGGAAGGGCACCGTGTGGCGCCGGACGGTCGCGGACGTCAACGGGCTCGTACCCGTCGGCGAGGCCGTGCTCGCCACCCGGAACACGTCGCCGGAGCAGACCAGCCTGCTCGACGCCGACGGCCGGGTGGCATGGACCCGGGGCGGTGTCGTCGGCCGGCTCGACGGCGGCAACATGCTGCAGTTCTCCAAGGCGCTCTCGACCTCGGCCGACGACCCGGGGCTCGCCGGCGAGCACCTCGGCGACGACCCCGTGCCGCTGGGCTCGCTGGACGGGGTCCGGTCGTCGACCTGCTCGTGGGACGCGAGCCATCTGGCCTGCGTCGCCGACGAGGACTTCGTCATCCAGCGCTTCGCCGGCTGA